Below is a window of Desulfovermiculus halophilus DSM 18834 DNA.
CAGGAAGACATGCATCGATCCGCGCAGATGGCCGGCCTGGAATTCGTTTTCCTTGCGGATATCCAGAATGGTCACCTTGTCTTCGTTCTGGATGCGGCGGACGACGTCCCGGACGTGGACCGTGGGAATGCGCTCAAAGCACCGTCCGCTCGCTTCCCAGGCATGCAGGCCCTCTTCAATAAAGCCGATCACATGGTCCAGCCCGATGCGCTGAAAGTGGCGCATGGCTGTTTTGACCTGCTCGTAGCTGTCCACAATCAAGCCGATTTTCTGGCTGGGCTTAAGGAAGAAACCGGCATAAGCCGGGATCATGCTCAAGGGAATGGCCAAACTGGAAGGGATCAGGGCCCCGGCAATGGCTTCCGGCATCCGAAGATCCACAACCTGCATGCCGTCCTGTTTGGCCTGGGCAAAGTCGTCGACGGCCATGGGAGTGGGCAGGGCGCACTCGTCAAGCCTGGGGGCGTTGCCGCGGGCATTGTACTCCTCCATCACGGAGAAGTACGGGGGCTTGACATGGTTTTCCAAGCTCTTGCGCTTAACAAAGTCGGAGCGGGAGAGCTGAAGCATGGGATTGTTCAACCGCTCCAGCCCCAGTGTGGAGAATTCCCGTTCAGCCATCCCGGACCCGCACACCGATCCCGCGCCGTGGCCGGGATAAACGATGACATGATCGCCAAGGGGCAGGATCTTCTCCGTCAGGCTGGCATACAGCAGATCGGCCTTGGCCTCCTCCTGTCCCGGATAAAAGTCCGTCCGGCCCACATCCCCCACGAAGAGTGCGTCTCCGGTGAATACAGCAACCGGGTTGGAGCCGGTGGTTGTGTCCGTGAGGACCAGGGAAATGCTTTCGTCGGTATGTCCAGGGGTCTCCAGGACCCGGAGCAGGAGATTGCCGACAAAGAACTCATCGTCCTCATGCACCGGAGATCCGAAGCCGAAGTCCAGGTTTGCCCCGTGATGGATGGTGGCTCCAGTCCGTCGGCTGAGTTCCTGGGCCCCGCTGATGAAGTCCTCGTGCTTATGGGTTTCGAAAATATGGGTAATGGCTGTGCCCTGGGCGTATGCAATCTCAATATATTCCTGGCAGTCCCTCCTGGGATCGATGACTGCCGCTTGTCCCTTATCCCCCACAATATAAGAGAGATGAGCCAGGCCCTCTGATCGGACTTTGGTCAAGAACATAGCGTCTCCTTGAGTTTTGCGGTTCATTGCCGAAACATCTCTTTAGGTCATCACGAAGCTGCGGGATGTCAATATGCAGTATGCGCGATACTCTGTTCAAGGCGGGGATGAACCGGGGTGCGCAGGCCGATGGGGAAGAGGGGTTTGACAAACAGAGAACCCTGGGTGCATCTTGCGCAAGCTGGGCCAAGCCCCCGGCTTGCTTTTATGGCTGCACGCCTCCCTGTTCATGAAAAAACGTGCTCAGCAGAGTACAATCCCATAAGGAGTTCATAGTATGGCTATTTTCAATTCCATGCCCACAGGCGAAAACGGACTGCGGGAGCTCTATTCCTGGTATGATGCATTTGTGCAGACCAACAGCCAAATTGCCGAAAAAAAGGTCCTGGGCCGTTCCGAAAATGAAGGGTGGGAGATCCCGGCTGTTGTGGTCACCGACAGATCTGTTCCGGCTCAGGACAAGCAGACGGCTGTGGTGACCTTGGCCCGGCACGGACATGAACAGGGAACGCGGGTTGTCGGTCCGGAGATCCTGAACTACCTGGCCAGCGAGGAAGCCAGGCAGGTCAGGCAGCGGCAGACTGTGGTGGTTGCGCCTATGCTCAACCCCGAGGGCATGGTCCGCGAGGAGTTCAACTCCAGTATGTACGGGATTACCGAACTGGAGAAGAAAATATTTGGAGCCCTGTGCGCGGAATATGTTCCGGATATGATGATCGACTATCACAGCCTGGGAAAAACAGATGGATCAAAGTATGACCTCGGGGATATGGAGGTCATTATACCGGCCAATACCACCAAATGGGGCATGGATGAACAGATTCACCGCTTTGTGGCGGAACAGATGCAGAGGCGGGCAGAAGAGGCCGGCTGGCCCTATGAGATCCA
It encodes the following:
- a CDS encoding MBL fold metallo-hydrolase, whose amino-acid sequence is MFLTKVRSEGLAHLSYIVGDKGQAAVIDPRRDCQEYIEIAYAQGTAITHIFETHKHEDFISGAQELSRRTGATIHHGANLDFGFGSPVHEDDEFFVGNLLLRVLETPGHTDESISLVLTDTTTGSNPVAVFTGDALFVGDVGRTDFYPGQEEAKADLLYASLTEKILPLGDHVIVYPGHGAGSVCGSGMAEREFSTLGLERLNNPMLQLSRSDFVKRKSLENHVKPPYFSVMEEYNARGNAPRLDECALPTPMAVDDFAQAKQDGMQVVDLRMPEAIAGALIPSSLAIPLSMIPAYAGFFLKPSQKIGLIVDSYEQVKTAMRHFQRIGLDHVIGFIEEGLHAWEASGRCFERIPTVHVRDVVRRIQNEDKVTILDIRKENEFQAGHLRGSMHVFLGHLEERLEEIPKDRPVITFCGSGRRAIVAASVLKKHGFEEVENCLGSMQACAANGCPVVSYS